One genomic segment of Hordeum vulgare subsp. vulgare chromosome 2H, MorexV3_pseudomolecules_assembly, whole genome shotgun sequence includes these proteins:
- the LOC123426176 gene encoding prefoldin subunit 1 — protein MADEPNRAAFVELQSRMIETTGKIKQLQSQMCSKESEKKRAYLTLEELSQLPDDTNTYKAIGKVFILEPRSLLVNEQEKKLNDSETAISSMQTSKEYLEKQLGEVENNIRELLQQDPGLARQILSMTVQ, from the exons ATGGCGGACGAACCCAACCGAGCG GCTTTCGTAGAGCTGCAAAGTCGGATGATCGAGACCACCGGCAAGATCAAACAG TTACAATCTCAGATGTGTTCTAAAGAGAGTGAAAAGAAGCGTGCGTACCTTACACTGGAGGAACTTAGCCAATTGCCTGATGATACAAACACTTACAAGGCCATTG GTAAAGT GTTTATTTTGGAGCCAAGATCACTTCTGGTAAATGAGCAAGAGAAAAAGCTAAATGACAGTGAGACTGCAATATCGTCAATGCAG ACTTCCAAGGAATATCTTGAGAAACAGTTGGGAGAAGTGGAGAACAACATTAGAGAGCTACTTCAGCAGGACCCTGGGCTTGCACGCCAGATTCTCTCAATGACTGTCCAGTGA